In the genome of Campylobacter avium LMG 24591, the window TTTACTCTCCAGCTGATGGTATATCCATAGCTGCTTTTGCTGTAGATAGCTTCGAGGAAAATACAGGCGATAGCGATGCTATATCTGTTTCTAAGTTAAATTTGCTTCCTAATGCTGCACAACAAGCAGCTATAAATAGCAGAATTTATGAATACAATATGTATGGTGCTGCTTTCTTAGGTAAAGACATAGGCGGAAGTGGCTTTGATGCGAATATCTGGTTTGCACAGCTTATGAAAACAGCTACTTTTTATGCAGCTGATTTAGCTTATACCTTACCTTTAGGTGAGCAAGATTCTTGGAAGTTAAGATTTACTTACATGGGTAATAATGTCGACAACTCTTTTAATGAACTTTTAGGCGACATAGCTGATAGCGGACAGCTTTTCAACCTATACGGAACTGTGAATTTATACGGCTTTGATGGAACCCTAGGCGGTATCATGTATGGTAAGAAAAACAAAGTAACTATCAACACCATAGAAGATACAGGCTCAGCTGGTCTTAATGTGATAGGTAGAGAAATTTTATACGGACGCGGTTCTTGGACCGGTATAAGCAACGGACAAACTACCCTAGCTTACGCTTCTGTTGGTTACACCTTACCGGGGGATTTTAGAATAGGACTTAGAGGTGTTATAGGTGGAACTTCTGATACCTTAACTACCGGACAAGGTTCTACAGGTGGTGGCGATAAGAGCGAGTATGTTCTTGACCTAGATTACAAATACAGCAACAATCTTAAATTCTTTGGCTGGTATTCTATCCTAAACTATGACAACAAAGTTTATGGAACTAGCAAAAGAGACGCTGTAAGATTACAAGCTGCTTATACATTCTAACACTGTCCCCTTTTGGGGACTCTTCTTTAAAAATTCACATTTTCTTACTATATTTAGCTAAAGATTAAGTTAAAAAGCTTATAATTTCTTTAAAATTTCGTAAAGGAGATTTATGAGAATTTTGCTTTTAAGCTTTTTTATACTTTCTTCATTTAGCTTCGCAAAACCTTTAGAAGAAGCCATTAAAAATGTTGAAATCAGCGGTGAAATTCGCTACAGATACGAAAATAGTAATAATGATAAAATGACAGTGCCTCACAGCGGTGGGGGTGATAGAACAAGACTAAATGTTACCATACCTTTAAACTAGGAGTTATCATGAAAAAAATTCTTTTAAGCACAGCTCTTTTAAGCTGCTTTGTTTTCGCTAAGGATGTAAAAGTTGGCGTTGTTTTGCCTTTAACAGGCCCTGTTGCTGCTTATGGTCAGGATGTTTTGGCTGGGGTTGAGCTGGCTAATAAAATCATGCCAAAGGCTAAAAATGGCGATACCATAAATTTAGTAGTGCTAGATAGCAAGGGAGACAAGGTAGAAACCTCGACCGCAGCCCTAAGACTTGTATCAAAGGATAAGGTTGTGGCGATAATAGGCGAGGCCACCACCCCAAACACAATGCAAGTTATCTCAGTAGCAGAGGATAAAAAAGTGCCTATGATAGCACCTGTTGCAAGCGGGGACAAGCTTTTGGATAATAAAAAATACTCAAGCAGAGTTTGCTTTATGGATAGTTTTCAGGGGCAAAAATTCGCTGATTACGCCATAGATACCTTGAAGTATAAGACTGTTGCTATGGTTGTTGACCAGGCGAATGTTTATTCTTTAGGGCTTGCCAAGGTTTTTGAAACTCAGTTTAAAAAAAGAGGCGGTAAGGTGCTTAAAAAGCTTATGATAAGCTCAAATGACAAGGATTTTAAGGCTATAATTTCCCAGCTTCAAAGCGTGAAGTCTGACTTTGTGTATATGCCAATTTACCACCCAGAAGCAGCCCTAATAACAAAGCAAGCAAGAGCTTTGGGCTTTAACACTCCTTTTAGTGCAGGAGATGGGGTAAATAACAAGACTTTCATAGAACTAGGCGGCGAGGCTGTAAATGACTTCATCTTTACCGATAGCTTTGATTACAACAACCCAAGCACAGCCCTAGGTAAGAGCTTTGTAGATAGATATGAAAAAGAAAAAAAGACAAGAGAGGTTCCAGCCTTTGCTGCTATGGGAGCTGACGCTTACTTTGTAACGGTTAATGCCATTAATAACTGTGCTGCTTCTTTAACAAGCGAGTGCATTAACAACGAAATTCACAAAACCACGAAGCTAGAAGTGGTTGGCGGTGTGATAAGCATAGATAAAAGCGGAAATGCCAAAAGGCCGGTTATTATAAAAGAGATTAAAAACGGCAAGCAAAGCTATAAAGCTACTGTAAATCCTTAAGGAAAGACGATGAGAAAAATTTTACTTTTATCTGCTTTACTTGCTAGTGCTTTGC includes:
- a CDS encoding ABC transporter substrate-binding protein; amino-acid sequence: MKKILLSTALLSCFVFAKDVKVGVVLPLTGPVAAYGQDVLAGVELANKIMPKAKNGDTINLVVLDSKGDKVETSTAALRLVSKDKVVAIIGEATTPNTMQVISVAEDKKVPMIAPVASGDKLLDNKKYSSRVCFMDSFQGQKFADYAIDTLKYKTVAMVVDQANVYSLGLAKVFETQFKKRGGKVLKKLMISSNDKDFKAIISQLQSVKSDFVYMPIYHPEAALITKQARALGFNTPFSAGDGVNNKTFIELGGEAVNDFIFTDSFDYNNPSTALGKSFVDRYEKEKKTREVPAFAAMGADAYFVTVNAINNCAASLTSECINNEIHKTTKLEVVGGVISIDKSGNAKRPVIIKEIKNGKQSYKATVNP
- a CDS encoding major outer membrane protein translates to MRILLLSFFILSSFSFAKPLEEAIKNVEISGEIRYRYENSNNDKMTVPHSGGGDRTRLNVTIPLN
- a CDS encoding major outer membrane protein encodes the protein MRLVKLSLVTALAVGSFSALNAKPLEEAIKNVDFTGELRYRYEDNSENNGQIGDISSVSGKQDHRIRVRLGLKADVGDGFKIFGQAQYANDKAAGYINSNTPDGRTPTNKPFNLRQAYLQYDLADYGFGLVLGRQELGTIWTSDFVGTAAKAIYSPADGISIAAFAVDSFEENTGDSDAISVSKLNLLPNAAQQAAINSRIYEYNMYGAAFLGKDIGGSGFDANIWFAQLMKTATFYAADLAYTLPLGEQDSWKLRFTYMGNNVDNSFNELLGDIADSGQLFNLYGTVNLYGFDGTLGGIMYGKKNKVTINTIEDTGSAGLNVIGREILYGRGSWTGISNGQTTLAYASVGYTLPGDFRIGLRGVIGGTSDTLTTGQGSTGGGDKSEYVLDLDYKYSNNLKFFGWYSILNYDNKVYGTSKRDAVRLQAAYTF